One segment of Phragmites australis chromosome 13, lpPhrAust1.1, whole genome shotgun sequence DNA contains the following:
- the LOC133888352 gene encoding uncharacterized protein LOC133888352, giving the protein MEYGLLVALLNEWAVQILVLFSFGLQVFLLLFAWIRRHNVSPVPRLLLWMAYQLADSTALFTLGHLSISSRLQNHHLVAFWAPFLLVHLGGQDTITAYSSEDNGIWLRHLQTLIVQVLGAAYVLYKYIPGSETLVIVAAVLIFVVGILKYGERIWALKCASMDSIWSSLDKSDASIRDEENDKLLRELLERRDCLDAEEVLMAAHGLLDVCKGLFIGLRRVQRGCMHEVMESFKLCGYLDKLMEMELSLMYDIMYTKAAVIHTWYGCCIRVIAPVATLAAFLLFQISSKEGHNRHDVTISYILLVGAVVLEMASLVRAIGSTWTRAWLYDKKWHRLHDQLVALRQLFRASKHRKWSGSVGQYNLLLSCARDKGEPAGKTMARLPGLGLIGDWWSKLRHSQSQSVRVSGSTKELVLRELLRIVGQSKEIGSFPGLLTLQHFNLDDLISWSIQDIGFEDSIIAWHVASEICLFKDRSNKEKLLEAIKVLSNYMMFLLVERPYMLPGPVRRSRYLQVRDDLCGMMRGTTGADHTAPEKRVEWALRTGLRVLVNSFDAPADYDTGVRLADVLYHQPRKLEVIFGVWVEMLCYVADHCSRESHARQLSSGGELVTIVWLMARHANLSYSSTA; this is encoded by the coding sequence ATGGAGTACGGATTGTTGGTGGCGCTGCTGAACGAATGGGCGGTACAAATTCTGGTCCTTTTCAGCTTCGGACTGCAAGTTTTCCTGCTCTTGTTCGCTTGGATCCGTCGCCACAACGTTTCTCCGGTGCCAAGATTGCTACTGTGGATGGCTTACCAGCTGGCTGACTCCACCGCGCTCTTCACCCTTGGCCACCTCTCCATTAGCAGCAGGCTGCAAAACCACCATCTGGTCGCGTTCTGGGCGCCGTTCCTCCTGGTGCATCTCGGTGGCCAGGACACCATCACGGCCTACTCTTCCGAAGACAACGGGATCTGGCTGCGCCACCTGCAGACTCTCATCGTGCAGGTCTTGGGAGCTGCCTATGTTCTCTATAAGTATATACCAGGCAGCGAGACCTTGGTCATTGTGGCCGCCGTCCTGATTTTCGTCGTGGGTATTCTCAAGTATGGAGAGAGGATATGGGCGCTCAAGTGCGCCAGCATGGACAGCATCTGGAGCTCTCTCGACAAGTCAGATGCCAGCATCCGTGATGAGGAAAACGATAAGCTTCTCCGCGAGTTGCTGGAGAGAAGAGACTGCTTGGATGCCGAGGAAGTTCTGATGGCAGCTCACGGCCTTCTGGATGTTTGCAAGGGGTTATTCATCGGCTTGAGGAGGGTGCAGCGTGGGTGCATGCATGAAGTCATGGAGTCTTTCAAATTGTGTGGCTATCTTGACAAGTTGATGGAGATGGAGCTGTCCCTGATGTACGACATCATGTACACCAAGGCGGCCGTGATCCACACCTGGTATGGATGCTGCATCCGCGTCATTGCGCCGGTTGCCACATTGGCTGCGTTCCTGCTGTTTCAGATCAGCAGCAAAGAAGGGCACAACAGACATGATGTCACCATCTCCTACATCTTGCTGGTTGGGGCCGTGGTCTTGGAGATGGCATCCCTGGTCAGGGCGATCGGGTCGACTTGGACACGGGCCTGGCTGTACGACAAGAAATGGCATCGGCTCCACGATCAACTTGTGGCTCTCCGCCAGCTTTTCAGGGCATCAAAACATAGGAAATGGTCCGGCTCCGTTGGGCAGTACAACTTGTTACTGTCCTGCGCCCGTGACAAAGGAGAGCCCGCAGGCAAAACGATGGCAAGGTTACCCGGTCTGGGGCTTATCGGTGACTGGTGGAGCAAACTGCGCCACTCGCAGTCGCAGTCCGTCAGGGTTTCTGGCTCTACCAAGGAGTTGGTGCTGAGAGAGTTGCTACGGATTGTAGGACAGAGTAAGGAAATTGGTTCATTCCCGGGTCTGCTCACGCTACAACATTTCAATCTTGACGATCTCATCAGCTGGAGCATCCAGGACATTGGTTTTGAGGACAGCATCATTGCTTGGCACGTCGCCAGTGAGATCTGCCTGTTCAAGGATCGCAGCAATAAAGAGAAGCTGCTAGAGGCGATCAAGGTGCTATCTAACTACATGATGTTCCTCCTTGTTGAACGCCCCTACATGCTGCCCGGCCCTGTGCGCCGCAGCCGTTACCTTCAGGTCCGCGATGATTTGTGCGGAATGATGCGAGGTACAACGGGAGCTGATCATACAGCACCGGAGAAGAGAGTTGAGTGGGCGCTGCGTACGGGGTTACGTGTTCTTGTGAACTCCTTTGATGCTCCCGCTGATTACGACACTGGAGTAAGACTGGCCGATGTGCTCTACCACCAACCCCGCAAGCTGGAAGTCATCTTTGGTGTGTGGGTCGAGATGCTTTGCTACGTTGCCGACCACTGCAGCAGAGAATCTCATGCCAGGCAGCTCAGTagcggcggcgagctcgtcACCATCGTGTGGCTTATGGCAAGGCACGCCAACCTGTCCTACTCTTCAACGGCTTAG